GGCACTGGAACGAGTCTTCCGAGATCATGGATCCGATGACCGGGGCCTCCGGCATCCAGGGCGATTGGGCGCTGCGTTTGAACATCCGGCCGGACCCGATGACGGATCCCGACTCCGGCGTGGCCATGCCCGACTCCGGGGTGATGGACCCCGACTCGGGCATGTCGATGCCCATGGACTCGGGGACGACGACGCCGCCCGAGGACGGCGGCGGGACGCCGATGTGCGCGATGGATGCGGACTGCGCGGGCGGTGAGCGGTGCGTCGAGGGGATGTGCCGGCGCGTGACGTGCGCGGCGGCGAGCGACTGCGCGGGCGGCATGACGTGCGTCGAGGGCATGTGCCGGAACCTGTGCACCTCGAGCGCGGAGTGCATGGGCGGTGAGGTCTGCGACGACGCGGCGGGCTACTGCGTGCCCGTGGGTGAGGAGAGCGGCGGCGGCTGCGGCTGTCGCGTCGGCGCCACGCGCTCGGCCGGGCTGGCGCTCCTACTGCCCTTGTTCGGGCTCCTGCTCTTCCGCCGTCGCGGCTGAGAGCCGCTCGAGGGCCCAGCGCGCCGCGCTCCGCACGGTCTCGCTCGGGTCCTCCTCCGCCGCCTCACGGAGCACCGGGAGGTGGCGGCGCGCGCCGCTGTTGCCGAGCACGATCGCGGCGTTGCGCGCCATGCCCTCGCGCCCTGGCCGGCGGAGCGGGCTGCCGTGCGCCCAGCTGCGGTGCGCGTCGTCGTCCATGCGCAGCACCCGCTCGAGCGGGACGTCGAGGCGCGGGTCGGCGGCGAAGGCCTCGGTGTCGACCGCGTCGGGCGGCGCCGTTCGGTTGTAAGGACACACGTCCTGACAGATGTCGCAGCCGAAGAGCCGGCTCCCCATCTGCGCGCGCAGCGCCGGATCGATCGTGCCTCGGTGCTCGATGGTGAGGTAGGAGATGCACGCGTTGGCGTCGAGCACACGCGGGCCACGGAAGGCGTCGGTGGGGCACCCGTCGAGACACAGCCGGCAGCTCCCGCAGCGCTCGGCCATCGGCGCGTCCGGGGGCAGCTCGGCGTCGGTCACGATCGTCGACAGCAGCACGTGCGAGCCGAGGCCGGGGACGATCAAGCACGCGTTCTTGCCGATGAACCCGATCCCGGCGCGCTGCGCCCAGGCGCGCTCGAGCACGGGCACGGAGTCGACGCTCATGCGCGCCTGATGGCCGGCCTCCTTCAGGATCCGGGTCAGCTTGCGCATGCGCTTGCCGATGACGTTGTGGTAGTCGCGGCCCCGGGCGTAGCGAGCGACGACGCCCGGTGAGGGCCCCACGGGGCCACCCTCGCGCGCGTAGGGCGTGGCGAACGCGATCACGCTCCGCGCGCCCGGGAGCATGCCGGGGTGGGTCGGGTCGAGGCGGACGTCCGCCGTGTCCGCCATCCACCCCATCGAGGCGTGCATCCCGTCGCGCAGCCACGCGGTCAGGGTCGCGGCTTCACGGTCCAGCGGCTCGACGCGCGCGACCCCGAGGCGGGCGAAGCCGAGCTCACGCGCGCGCGTCTCGAGGGCGGCCCGAAGATCCATGACGCAGCATGACGCGGGGGTCGGGCGACGGCGAGGGGGCGTGATGGCTCGGTTGCCGGCGGATTCTCGGGCCACGCGCCGCGGTGATGGTCGCGGGAGTGCGGAGCGGGATCGGGGTCGGGGTCGGGGTCGGGGTCGGGGTCGGGGTCGGGGTCGGGGTCGGGGTCGGGGTCGGGGTCGGGGTCGGGATCGGGATCGGGATCGGGATCGGGATAGGGATCGGGATCTGCGGCGGGATCGGGTCCGTGCGGCGGGATCGGGTTCGTGCGGCGGGATCGGGTTCGTGCGGCGGCCGGCCGATGCGGTGGCGGACGCGGGAGCGGACGCGGTGTCGGTCGCGGTGGCGGACGCGGTGTCGGACGCGGTGTGGGTCGCGGTCGTGGGGCAACTCGCGGGCAAGGGCAGGGGCAAGGGCACGGGCAAGGTAGCGAGGGTGCCTCTGGCCCCCTCGCTCGCCTTTGGCCCCTCGCTAGGGCGCGGGCACGAAGCGGGTGTGGCCCTCGCGCACCGCCACCCAGATGAAGTCCTGGTTGTCGCCGCGCACGTAGGTGAGGTGGTGCACGCCGGGAGCGAGCGGGAGGCCGACGGTCGCGCCCGCGACCTCGAGCTCACGCTCGCCCACGCGCACCGTCATCGGCGACGCGCTCGGCTCGATGACGACGAGGCCCTCGCCCGCCGCCACGGAGACGCCGGGGAGCTCTGCGATGCCCGCCTCCTCGCGCCCGTACGGGACGGGCAGGTCCGGGGTCGAGGGCTCGGCCACCACGGTCTCCTCGGGCTCGGTCTCGTCCGTGTCGGCCTCGGGCGGCGGAGCTTCGTCGGGCGGCGCGCCCGTCTCGGTCGGCGCCTCGGGGGGGACGGGGCCCGCCACCTCGGGGTCGTCCGGCGACGCGACCAGGCGGTATCCGACGAAGCCCACCGCGCCGAGGATGAGGGCGACCAGGGTCCAGCCGACCCAGCCCATGCCGCCGCTCTCGGGGGCGACGGGCGCCGCGGGCGGCACGGTCTGGATGGGGCGATGCTCGAGCGGCTCCTCGTCCTCTTCGACCATGGACGGGGAGGGCGGGACCTTGAGCGTGGCGCCCGGGTCGTCCGGGGCGGCGACCGCGGCGAGCGGCGCGTCTTCGTCCTCCGCTTCGTCTTCCTCGTCTTCGTACTCGTCTTCCTCGTCTTCGCCCTCGTCTTCGTACTCGTCGTCGCCCTCGTCGTCGCCCTCGTCTTCGTCCTCCTCGGCGAGCTCGGACGCGTCGTCCGCGCTGCCGTCATCGAGGGTGTCTTCCGCGTCCGCCCCGTCAGCGAGCTCGGTCTCGTCCTCCTCGTCATCTTCGTCGTCGAGGAGAATCTCCGTGGTCGGGGTGTCGTCCGCGTGCGGGGCGTCGAGGTCGATCGGGGTGCGGCCGTCGAGCGCGTCGAGCTCGAGCGTGGTCTCGTCGGAGTCCACGGCGTCCGGGGGGATCGACGCGGGCTCCGTGTCGAACGGCTCGTCCAGCGCCTCGATGTCCGAGGTTTTGCGGGCGCGCTCGGCTGGAGGCTCGAGATCCGCGTAGGC
This genomic interval from Sandaracinaceae bacterium contains the following:
- the queG gene encoding tRNA epoxyqueuosine(34) reductase QueG; this encodes MDLRAALETRARELGFARLGVARVEPLDREAATLTAWLRDGMHASMGWMADTADVRLDPTHPGMLPGARSVIAFATPYAREGGPVGPSPGVVARYARGRDYHNVIGKRMRKLTRILKEAGHQARMSVDSVPVLERAWAQRAGIGFIGKNACLIVPGLGSHVLLSTIVTDAELPPDAPMAERCGSCRLCLDGCPTDAFRGPRVLDANACISYLTIEHRGTIDPALRAQMGSRLFGCDICQDVCPYNRTAPPDAVDTEAFAADPRLDVPLERVLRMDDDAHRSWAHGSPLRRPGREGMARNAAIVLGNSGARRHLPVLREAAEEDPSETVRSAARWALERLSAATAEEQEPEQGQ